From Cecembia calidifontis, one genomic window encodes:
- a CDS encoding IS256 family transposase, whose amino-acid sequence MKKEDLLNDDFLKQFRTAGELNSFLQQLQKRAVEKMLEGELDAHLGYEKHQNSDNPNSRNGYSTKTIKNTFGEAEIKVPRDREGSFEPALVPKRRSMAEGVENVIISMYAKGMSNQDIEEQIRELYDINVSTSTISRVTGAVAEDIVAWRNRPLDPVYLIVWMDGISFKVRENSKVVNKTVYIAVGLRTNGLKEILGLWLGKNESSAFWMGVLTDLKARGVEDILITATDNLNGFTDTIKASFPQSVTQICVVHQIRNACRYVAWKDRRAFTRDMKEIYTAPTKDAAWAALNDFAKKWESKYAYAIKSWRDNWDELTVFFDYPAEIRKIIYTTNLIENLNGKIRKYTKNKLSFPTDDAVMKSVFLAAREASKKWTMPIRDWGAILNSFLLIFGDRVRLLDT is encoded by the coding sequence ATGAAAAAAGAAGATCTCCTAAATGATGACTTCCTCAAGCAGTTCAGGACTGCCGGGGAGCTTAATTCCTTCCTTCAACAGCTTCAGAAAAGAGCCGTTGAGAAAATGCTTGAAGGCGAGCTGGATGCCCATCTTGGCTATGAAAAGCATCAGAATTCCGATAATCCCAATTCAAGGAACGGCTATTCCACCAAAACAATAAAAAACACATTTGGGGAAGCTGAAATCAAAGTTCCAAGAGACAGGGAGGGTAGCTTTGAGCCTGCTCTCGTGCCCAAACGCAGAAGCATGGCGGAGGGCGTTGAAAACGTGATCATATCCATGTATGCCAAGGGAATGTCAAACCAGGACATCGAAGAGCAGATCCGCGAGCTTTATGACATCAATGTATCCACTTCCACCATCTCAAGGGTTACCGGTGCCGTAGCGGAGGATATTGTTGCATGGAGAAACAGGCCGCTTGACCCTGTATACCTGATCGTTTGGATGGACGGTATATCCTTCAAAGTCAGGGAGAACTCCAAAGTGGTCAACAAGACCGTTTACATTGCCGTTGGCCTCAGAACTAACGGCCTTAAAGAGATCCTAGGCCTTTGGCTTGGCAAGAATGAATCTTCGGCTTTCTGGATGGGGGTACTTACTGATCTGAAAGCCAGAGGGGTTGAAGATATTCTCATAACGGCAACTGACAACCTGAACGGGTTTACTGATACGATAAAAGCTTCATTCCCCCAATCAGTCACTCAGATATGTGTCGTCCACCAGATCAGAAACGCATGTAGATATGTCGCATGGAAAGACCGCAGGGCGTTTACAAGGGATATGAAGGAAATTTATACCGCCCCTACAAAAGATGCTGCTTGGGCTGCCCTGAACGATTTTGCCAAAAAATGGGAATCCAAATACGCTTATGCCATCAAAAGCTGGAGGGACAACTGGGATGAACTCACCGTTTTCTTCGATTACCCGGCTGAAATCCGTAAAATCATCTATACCACCAACCTGATTGAAAATCTCAATGGAAAGATCAGAAAATACACCAAAAACAAGCTCTCTTTCCCGACAGATGATGCCGTAATGAAGTCTGTTTTTCTCGCTGCAAGAGAAGCATCGAAAAAATGGACTATGCCTATCAGAGACTGGGGAGCTATTCTTAACAGTTTCCTGCTTATATTTGGTGATAGGGTCAGGCTTCTTGATACCTGA
- a CDS encoding transposase, with protein MSATIAGIYKYRWQIELLFKKLKQNFPLKYFLGDNQNAIEIQIWCSLISLLLMEVVRKNIKRKWAFSNMVALVRFHMVSYVHLINFLNDPEKELKESIKNQGQTSLFPT; from the coding sequence GTGTCCGCTACAATAGCAGGGATCTATAAGTACAGATGGCAAATTGAACTTCTGTTTAAAAAACTGAAGCAAAACTTCCCTCTCAAATATTTTCTAGGGGACAACCAGAATGCGATTGAAATACAAATTTGGTGTTCGCTTATCTCTCTTCTCCTGATGGAGGTTGTCCGAAAGAACATTAAAAGAAAGTGGGCATTCTCAAATATGGTAGCTTTAGTCAGGTTTCATATGGTAAGCTATGTCCATCTAATCAACTTCCTCAACGATCCCGAAAAAGAATTAAAAGAAAGCATCAAAAATCAAGGTCAAACCTCATTATTCCCAACGTAG
- a CDS encoding TRAP transporter large permease: MILLLFLAFLIFLIIGIPIAFALGLSSMVYLLFSDIPLIVIPQKMYAGLDVFVLLSIPGFILAGNLMNAAGITQRIIAFCNALLGHIRGGLGLANVGASMLFGGISGTAIADTASIGSVMIPAMEKEGYDKGFSCAVTATSSTLGPIIPPSLPMIIAATMTGLSVGKLFIAGIIPGLLLGLGLLGLTYFISVKRKYPKKKRASLMVMVKSFYQAFWVLMMTLLILFGIIGGVFTPTEASIMAVIYALLIGLLVYKELKWAQIPKVILDSAKMTASLMVLVGFANLFAWIMTVEEIPQLIASGLLGFTENKFLILLLINILLLFVGAFMETIAALLILFPVLLGVAVHVGVDPVQFAIIMVMNLVIGLTTPPVGVCLFVAPSIGNISLEKITRAGFPFLLVSLIILLLVTYVPEVSLFLPGLFYD; encoded by the coding sequence ATGATCTTACTTCTGTTTTTGGCCTTTCTGATTTTCCTGATTATTGGTATTCCTATAGCCTTTGCTTTGGGATTGTCATCCATGGTGTATTTGCTTTTTTCAGACATTCCTTTGATCGTGATTCCCCAAAAGATGTATGCAGGATTGGATGTCTTTGTGCTACTTTCCATTCCGGGGTTTATTCTTGCGGGTAACCTGATGAATGCTGCAGGAATCACCCAAAGGATCATAGCTTTCTGCAATGCCCTGCTTGGCCATATCAGGGGAGGCTTGGGATTGGCCAATGTGGGGGCTTCCATGCTGTTTGGGGGGATTTCCGGAACAGCTATTGCCGATACTGCCAGTATTGGATCGGTGATGATTCCCGCCATGGAAAAGGAAGGGTATGATAAAGGGTTTTCCTGCGCAGTGACGGCTACCTCTTCCACCTTAGGCCCGATTATTCCTCCCAGTTTGCCCATGATCATTGCTGCTACCATGACGGGATTGTCCGTTGGTAAACTGTTTATCGCAGGAATCATTCCCGGTTTACTTCTTGGCTTAGGTTTGCTTGGACTGACGTATTTTATTTCTGTTAAGCGGAAGTATCCAAAGAAGAAAAGAGCTTCCCTGATGGTAATGGTCAAGAGTTTTTATCAGGCTTTCTGGGTTTTAATGATGACGCTGTTGATCTTGTTTGGCATTATAGGAGGAGTCTTTACCCCAACCGAGGCCTCTATCATGGCAGTAATTTATGCCTTGTTGATTGGTTTGTTGGTGTATAAGGAGCTCAAGTGGGCCCAAATACCCAAAGTCATTCTGGATTCTGCGAAGATGACTGCTTCTTTGATGGTTTTGGTGGGCTTCGCCAATCTCTTTGCCTGGATCATGACAGTGGAGGAAATCCCGCAGCTGATAGCATCCGGGCTACTTGGGTTCACGGAAAATAAGTTTCTGATCCTTTTGCTGATCAATATCCTGTTGCTGTTTGTAGGTGCCTTTATGGAGACCATTGCAGCCTTGCTGATTTTATTTCCGGTGCTCTTGGGAGTGGCGGTGCATGTCGGAGTGGATCCGGTACAGTTTGCCATCATCATGGTCATGAATTTGGTCATTGGTCTGACCACTCCTCCGGTAGGTGTCTGCTTGTTTGTGGCCCCCAGTATAGGAAATATTTCTTTGGAGAAAATTACCAGGGCAGGCTTCCCATTTCTCTTGGTCAGCCTGATTATTCTTCTGCTGGTGACTTATGTGCCAGAGGTTTCGTTATTTTTGCCGGGTTTGTTTTATGATTGA
- a CDS encoding IS4 family transposase yields the protein MGKNTHFFGQPIFSQVLSFVDKTVLSQVRSKHQSDRYYKKFDTWQHLVTMLFCSLSGATSLRELSTGLLAWQNKLVHIGIKTSPKRSTISDGNSKRPSAVFRDIYMGLFEKHRHILPDSRLKMEVIKKLFIVDSTVISLFKDILKVAGRPRKDGKSKGGIKAHVMIHAAELMPCLIRFTEGVRHDHTFLKHLNVPEGSYIVMDKGYTDYLQYAQWSDRGIYFITRMKDNAVYESIDDIDLPDDKDQEIIKDETITLEYTANGNKETLKLRRVVLWDDTKSKVMVFLTNSFDQEAATRDYDTNCVSWFHYLRS from the coding sequence ATGGGTAAAAATACACATTTCTTCGGACAGCCGATTTTTTCACAGGTACTTTCTTTTGTTGACAAAACTGTTTTGTCTCAAGTCAGATCCAAACATCAATCAGACAGATACTACAAGAAGTTCGACACCTGGCAGCATTTGGTGACAATGCTTTTCTGTTCTTTGAGTGGTGCAACATCGTTGAGGGAGCTCTCTACGGGGCTTTTAGCCTGGCAAAATAAGCTGGTCCATATTGGAATTAAGACTTCTCCAAAACGATCTACCATATCTGACGGGAACAGTAAAAGACCTAGTGCAGTGTTCAGAGACATCTACATGGGGCTTTTTGAAAAACACCGTCATATTTTACCGGACAGCCGACTTAAAATGGAGGTGATCAAAAAGCTATTTATTGTTGATTCCACTGTCATAAGCCTTTTTAAAGATATTCTCAAAGTTGCAGGGAGGCCTAGAAAAGACGGGAAGAGTAAAGGTGGCATTAAAGCCCATGTGATGATACATGCCGCAGAACTTATGCCTTGTCTGATAAGGTTTACAGAGGGAGTCAGGCACGATCATACTTTCCTCAAACATCTCAATGTGCCCGAGGGCTCTTATATTGTCATGGACAAGGGATATACAGACTATCTGCAGTATGCACAATGGAGTGACAGAGGTATCTATTTTATTACAAGAATGAAAGACAATGCTGTTTATGAAAGTATAGATGACATTGATCTGCCAGATGATAAGGACCAGGAAATTATTAAAGATGAAACAATAACGCTGGAATATACCGCAAACGGAAATAAAGAGACTTTGAAACTTCGTAGAGTGGTACTTTGGGATGATACTAAATCCAAGGTCATGGTGTTTTTGACTAACAGTTTCGACCAAGAAGCCGCTACAAGGGACTATGACACAAACTGTGTAAGTTGGTTTCACTACTTACGAAGTTAA